Part of the Macrobrachium nipponense isolate FS-2020 chromosome 19, ASM1510439v2, whole genome shotgun sequence genome, gactagaggctgaagtaagctccaggactcatgcagagaagagtgtggtcctagaacggcacacatagtaagaaaagtgatggactcctaaggaggcaggatgcaacccggaacccacactataaataccacccagtcgaattggaggactgtgagagagcacaaaaaaaaaaaaaaaaaaaaaaaaaaaaaaaaaaaaaaaaaacaaaaaaaaaaaaaaaaaaaaaaaaaaaaaaaaaaaaaaaaaataataataataataataataatcaataataataataataataatactggactAGACGCCATGAATGGCAACGTTCTCTTCCTTTcaagtaaaatgacatataaaatcatttttgaaGATTATCATTTATTCTCAATTGACGGGTATAATTTGAACTTTGTTTTGATAATTAAGTGAATGaataagaattctaaaaaaaaaaaattgtagtaaaaaaTACAACTCACCAGTGCCATCAACAAGGAAAGAGCGAACCACTTCATGTTTAAGTTTCTTCTTCGTCCTCGTTCGAGGATGGTGACTCTCAGCTATAATCCGGCAGCATACTGCGCCTCGGAGAAACAATGGGGCCTCTTTCAAGTGAGACATCTGTTCTTCAGACCACCTGCTGCACAGATGTACTTATTAGATGAGTTCCACAGAAGAGGCAGATGCTACAAGTGCGAAAAATGTCGGCTGAAAAATACCATCGGCCTAAGATATGAATCATACGGCACAGTTTAATAGTTTTTTGAATAACTCAATCTGAATACGAAAGGTGGATCTCATCTTTACACCGTAAGCAACAGTGGAGGCTGACGTTCATAAGGTGATGCAGTTCGACTATATAATGTCAAGCTGTTTGCCTTGTCATATCTTATTCATTTCTGGTCTAATGTCTGATTATGCATACGTTTATTCCAAAATTGTTTTTCTGTGGGGTTTGATCCCTAAGTAACATTTCTGGCTTGCTCCTTAAGCACATTTGGACGTTTTGAGTTATAGCAGTAATGATGGCCTGTATCCAGCTGTAAACCACACGCCCACACAGATATTAAAAGGGGTGGGTGTTTTGGCCCTTGATGACGTAAAGGTCTAAAAGGGCATATGTGTACAGGAATTAAGAATGCTGTGTCTGCGGTAGCTGAGAGGTGTAGCTCTAGGGATGATGTACATCTTCTTAGTGGATGGTGTAGTACACagtgttgagttgagttgaatataaaatttaggccaaatgccaagcactggcacctatgaggtcattaagcgccGAACTAGAAATAGGTTTgtaaggtttaacaggaggaaatcctctcagttgcactatgaatcaaatgttagtagagggtggaaagtaagatgaagaaagagtatataaaaggaggtacagtataaggaatgaaagtggttgcagctaggggccgaaggtacgctgcaaaaaGTGTTATATGGGAAAATGTAATGataagaataagaaataagaaaaggtgGTGATAGTGTGCATATCCGAGGCCTGGAGAAGAGCGAGTTATATTCATATGAGAGAGTATCAACCTCCGGTTCTAGAACCAATTTATAAGGAGCAGCCAATAGATGAGCACCTGTCTGACCTCAAGAATCTGCTGGAAAAGACTGCGGTATGGGGTATCAAGACGGAAACCTTTGATATTGGATGAgatatagattaaaataaaagatagacAGCAGCAAAAGTTACTTGTAAACGAATTTCTGAGAGTTGAAGAACGCAAAGTGTAATATTCTACTCCCTCAAGTCCAGATAGTGAAGTTACACGAAGATCAAGAAGAGATAAGAGAGTAAATTAGACATACGCTGGTGATGTTGACACAGCCATGTACTCAGGGAGTAGTATTGGCGCTACGGTATCCCACAGAATTATAAAAATCCATGGtcggaaagcaaataaaaaaaaaaaaaaatcaggaaaattccTGTCAAAGGTCAATAAGAATATCAAAAGAAGTAGAAAGACATCGTTGGTCAGAACATTTTTGTGAGGTCACGAATAAGAGATAACGGGGGGAATATTTGAGTTATATCTATACTCATGGAAGAATTCACACTTTTTGAGGTGGGTGTGATGGAATCTCAGATATTTTCTACTGAAATTGATATAAAACTTCATATACTAACTAGACGGCTTGCAgaatatggaatgaggaaacaaagCCCTGTGATTAGGGAATGGAAGGAGGCCACAACAAAGGTACCAAAGAAGGGTCACCTGCTCCAAAGCCACTACACTTACGTCGGTTGCAATTGAAATATTCAATATGCTTATTCTCAACAGGCTGaggaaagaaattgataaaaacctTAAAGGCAAACAAACTGCTTTAAGAAAAAGGAATGAGTTACACAGAACGTATGATGGCTTTTGTCGATTACTAGATTTGGATTGGACTGGgttatagaatctaggccaaaggccaagtgctgggacctacgaggtcattcagcgctgaaaaggaaatggacagtaagaCGGTCTgaaagaaaggtgtaacaggaggaaaacctagcagttgcactgcGAAACATTTGTTAGAGAGGGTGAAGtgtcagatgaaagaaagagaatatgaacggcggtacagtaaaaggaacggaagggttgcaggtaggggccgaaaggacgctgcaaagaaccttaagcaatgcctacagtagtCTACACCGTCTACACTGCGTgaagtacactgacggcactacccctttcCCCCCTACGGGTTGATTACTAGATGATCCACGGACCAATACATTAGAAGGTCTTGCGTCACAATGGCATTCCTGTTAAACAGGTCTAAATAACTGAAATGGTTAATGTTGAAGTGGTCTTGTCAAATGAATCTCCGGTAAATAGTGGAGTGCCTCAGGGGCTGCTTTTTCACCCAAGTTGTTTGCCATTGCCAAGAATTTGAAGCAATAGGAGATGGAAGACAAGGTTTAGGTTGGAGTAACCACAGAAAACTGTCTGACTTAGAACATGCAAATGGTGGTGTTTTAATCAGGAAAACACACGATTTATAAAATTTGCTCTATAGAATGCATCATAGATATAACTAGAGAAATGGGACTCAAGATAAATTGACGAAAAACAAAGTACAAAGAGAAGGGATTAATGAGGTTGAAACTTTCATACATTTATGAATAGGTATCCAGTACAGAGGTAAACCAAACAAAGAGCAGACTTGACAAGAACAGGAACTCAAATAGACTGAAACTGCTAACAAAAATAATATCTAAACATAAGTCTAGTATAATATGAACTGTTATATAGACACGAAGCATTGTATGGCAATGAATCTATATCCCTAAAAATCTTTAAGTCTGAGAATAGAGCCTCACGAAAAATATGAGACGTGTGGCAGAACAGAGTTGGAAATTATACCATAATGAAGGTAACTAAGTTCAACATGCATGTTGAATGATGAACTGGAGGTGAAGATAGCTTGGACATGTGCTCCACGTAACCCCTGGCGAAATATTTAACGTGGGAAAATGTCAGCTAAGCTCCTGTGGGCATCAGAAGAGTTAGAAGACCAAGACCCACTTGTATTGGAACTGTGGAGACGCTGGATATTTGTGGAAGACAAATAAacttaatggaatataaaatttaggtaaaaggccaagcgctgggacctatgaaagcgaaattgacagtaaatacaAAGTTTTAAATGTGCAAcaggggaaaacctcgcagctgcactatgaaataattactaggagagggtggaaagtaagacagaagaaagagaataagaacacaggtacagtaaaaggactgaaagggggTTCCCATAAAAAATATGCTCTTTCAAGAGGCCTAACAAACAATGGCACTTCAGATCATTGGCTTAAACAGGCCTtgccattaactgggataattcatcTATAATCTGCGAAGCCAACGACTTtcagaaaagaaatctggaaattgtgttctctgaaaccaTCCGGCACCACGAATTGTAACCACCTTCAATTATCACTTGATCCTCTTTCTCTGTCCTTTGGGTTTGGAGAACATCCTGCCCGAACCGAGAAACTGTAATTCCGCCCACCACTATTCAATTTggtatataaagctctgtaaactatgcTTTTACTCAAGTgttaaacttgaaaatgtagaataaactatgaaAAAACTTATTCCAAGTCCCGGTTTTAAATCTCCTTCTTACATGGAtgttgtatgtacacacacacaatatatatatatatatatatatcatatatatatatatatatatatatatatatataatatatatacctgataTTAACCATCTGCTATTCAATTTTTGTTACctatcaatattattttcttctttcttaaatAGCCTTATATGTATTATGCGCGTTCATACTTCAAATAAATCACTCGGAATACGTCTTTGTTGTAGGGAGGAAACTGGCAAAGACCAAGGAACACAGATGTTGAGGACACCTGTTACTCTCTGCTTCACTTGAGCGACAGTGTTGATGTCATTCTATTGTCCTTGGAGACTGACCTCCCTCGGTTAAATTTACAAAGTTCGTACATTCATTCGTTCTGTACGTTATaagttaacataatatatattactgtaaaaaGATTTGAAGATTCATTACCACACTTAAGATTGTAGAACGGTCACATACAAATAATCCTATCATGACACACGCAACTAATTGAGATAACCTTCATTTAGCCACAGAACAATTAGTTTTAATAGATCTTACAGCTATACCGATtaattatgtttgtttatatgtaccgtgtttttacgttgcatggaaccagtggttattcagcaatgggaccaacagttTTACGTAACTTCAAAACGATTAATTATGAAATTTTGGTCTGCTGACCTATCAACATAAAATCATACTACCGTACCATACTTTTATTAAGGTAATATTCAGTAAAACAGGAGTTAAGAACTGGAGAAATAAGGAACAATATGTAACCCGGAACATTTAACTCAAATGATAAGCACACTCATGACCATTCTCAAAATTATTTAGGTTTCCGGGGTccaggaaaaaaatgcatttaacaAACTTAGCTGTTAGTTTGGCAGGTTCTGATCTTAAATCCTTTGGTCAGTGACAATTTATAATTAAAAGACACAGGCCATATTACACAAATCTAATCCGTACTAGTACAGCAATTCCATTTGTAATTAATGCGTATTAAAGTTTAGAATCATGATCGACATACTTCAGACTAACCAGCTGGCACAGAATTGCTtcaaatagaatatacaatttagggaTAAGGTTAAGCAGTGCGAACCTGTGCAGTCCTTCACCACCGCAACGACGTGAGAGTAAAAGGCGCAACGGGCAGAAAACCATAGCAGTTGCGCCATGAAAATTGCTAAAAAAGCGTGATAAGATGCAAcacagaatatgaatggaggtacagtacttggaatgaaaggagttacatCTAAGGGTCACAGGGACCTTTGCATCAAATGACCAACATTCTTgttatatacaatttaggccaaagaaccTCTTTATAATGACTAAGTCCtcctggttttttgtttttttctgtatagtgtgtatatatcatatatatatatatatatatatatatatatatatatatatatatatataatcaggtataagccacaaaggaaagataaacaaaggagattttgcaagatctttcgcctcaacatcctttacttagcagacaaactgacttacataagaaattaagagtacaggaaaggtcgtataagtgacagataggaattataaagagattagtacttagaatccaagacacctggagaatgagtaacctttccaaacaagcgtaaacatgggtacaatttaagaaaaaaaagatgaagtccAGCTGCTCAGACATTTAAAGGATTATAGAGAAGcagcagctgaccacattcagatctttggtaaacaaaaacttattcacaaagcatattaaacatacatatacaaagaaaatatctctaaggcaactaatttgtaatgAAGTCAGTAAAAATACTGCCAAActtggcaaacatctaatgcaatattcattcaagtgaaaaccaCCACCGAATAAAtcggattggtagttcagtaattgcaagatcaaaagatgtcttatcacaaaatcttttagaatctgccataatacaacttactccccatcgtaattttaatattagtcatggcctgtttcatttagacccttgtatttgtaacgtTTAAGATTGACCTCAaggatataattactgacttaaatacaaattagttatcttagagatattttctttgtgtgtgtttagtatactttgtgaataagtttttgtttaccaaagatctgaatgtggtcagctgtcgctctgtttgttgtttgtacggcgctttaacgttgcatggaaccagtggttattccgcaacggggccaacggccttaggtgacttccgaaccacgttgagagtgaacttctatcaccagaaatacacgtctcactcctaaatggaatggccgagaaccgaacccgcgaccacagaggtgggacgctaataccataccaaccatgtcGGCTGTCACTCTGTATAATCCCTTAACTGTCTTGTCcatcttaatctttttgttcttacatTGTACCCATGTTTACGCTTGTTTGGCAAGGTTACTCACTCTCCAGATGTCTCGGATTCTaggtaattgtttgtttgtatggtgatttttacgttgcatggaaccagtggttattcagcaacgggacccacggctttactagacttccgaaccacatcgagtgaacttctatcaccataaatacacaccTCTCATATCTATGGAATGGACGAGAATCTAAATCGCAACCACAGAGGTGAGACGCCAGCACCACACCAACCACGAAAATGAGGCgcttggattctaggtactaatctccttataatccctgtcACTTATACGGCCTTTCCTGTACTCTAAATTTCTCATgtcagtcagtttgtctgctaagtaaaggaagtAGAGTTGAAAGATCTTGAAGAAACTCCAGTTTATCCTTCCTTCGAGGCTTATACctttctttatggatttatcacgttccaaactttcgtgattcagttatatacattatataatacatatttttatatataagttaatttacatatataaattactgatTTTGAATGGACAGACTTTAAGTACCAAGGAAGGATCAATTCTGTCAGATAGCaataaaattttcagttattgcatttctttgtcaATTGTCAGATGACGCTCACCTGATGTTAGCCATACTGTTTTTCAAGGGACTATTTGTTTAGTGGCAGATGATTATTTACAAATAGCATTGCTGTTGCTGGTAATGTTGGGTTGCAACCACAAACTCTTTTCAGGTCAACCTTGCATAACCTTTTAAATAGACTAATCAAAAGCTTACATATATTGCAAATACATGAATAACAATTAGGGAAATAATcacatttctttataatattttgcaCTTATTTAACCACGATAACAAGGTGCAATTTTGGGTACAAATCGGGTAAACTATCCAGCACCGTGCATTCACAATGGCGAGAGCGTGCCATCCATAATATTGAAAGAACTTTCACTACCAGCTATTATCTTGCATGGCAAAGCGTGTCATAAAACCTACAGGTTTTCTAGGAACTTGAAAGGATGGTGTACGGTATTGATTTTCCAGTGAAAATATCACCTTCAGCTCCTACGTCTGCTTCACTTAACACAAggccaaaaaagaaaatttatctttTCCAATCTTTGATAAAGTTGAAACAAAGCTAGAGTTAGTTATGATACCTTATCATTAATGAAACATTTTCAATGTAATCGAATATTTAATCAAATTATCAcaataggtgaaaaaaaaatagtcaaaagGCAGAACAAATCATTTATTTAGCTGGAGCTGGGGCAGGAGCAGCTGGGGCTGCTGCTGGTGCggctgctggtgctgctgctggtgctgctcCCTTCTCAGACTTCTCAGATTTTTCACTGGACTTTGAGTCTCTCATTGAAGATCGTCTGCGGCGAATCTCCTGCTGTTTCTTCTCCCTAGCTTCCTTCTGCCTCATGGCAAGCAGCTTGGCATATTCTGCTTTCTCCTCCTTGTTCTTGACAGCGCGTTGGCGCTTGAGGGCCTTCTTATGCCTCTTGCGCTGtggataaaatacaaaaatctgTAGACCACTTTCATAATTATAATCAATGGAGCACATTATCATTGTCAAGTAGTGAAAATAATGCTGTGTATCCATGGACAGTTAAAGCATCAGCAACCTTCACTTCCAATTAGTGTACAACCTTGAGTTAGCAAGATCAATTGAGTGTTCAGGTTCACCAGCCAAGTAAGAAAAGATATCGTAGTACTTTACATTAATCTCAAGTGACACAATTGGGAACACTGCAATTTCACACAAGTTTCATGGTACGGTACATAAAATATACTCATGGTAATACTGAAATAATAGTCATTCACAATAGACTATACAACAGCAGGTCAATTACAAACTAATAGCAGGCAATGGGTGGATGCCGTCAGCATCAGTAAACCATGACTTGGCCTATAACTTTTCAAATTTGCACAATATTCAATCTTGAGACTTGTTAACCTTCAGGAAATGTTTTGATTCTATCATTCTTCCAAGTCTTGAACAATTCCTATTTGGTTTTCAGCAGCATACTTACAACTCAAATTACTGAATTATTTCCTAGATTAATGCATCCACAATGTGCAGTTTACTCTATATTTAGCTTTTTTCTTCTGTGACGTTCAATAACccagttttgttttattcttgcTGCAAACAATGTGTGGATTGATCTTGTTAATCCTGTACTAGTCGAATCTATTAATCTTCAAGGTTCAAATTTGGTCCAAATGCCTGTTTGTTGAGCAGGCTAATGTGAGCTCCTCTCTTTGGATGTTTGTCTTATTACTTCTATTTTATTTGTTGCTGTTCAACTTACAACTTCATATATCTATTTGCTATTTCTCTTTTAGTTTCTGTACTGGGCGGCTTTCCCTATTGGAGACCTTGAGCTTATGCACGATGCTTGGATGGATTATAAACACTGTGATAACAGTAAACAGTGTAgcaacatttatgaaacaaaatgaaaGCCTTATGGCTGAATGACACAGAAGAGGGCTGGATTACGAAAGAAGAAATAGTGAGACATGATCTTAAGATGTAGAAACACTGGAGAAGGTACAGGCAGAGATGGCATGAGAAACCAGCAGTGGTAGATTGGCAACAGGCAGTGTAAAGAATGATGGGGCCCAGTTAAGAAAGACATGAATGGTAAGTTGGATGACAGTAAATTTAGATAAGACTATATTATATAACTTCATCCCGGGGAGGAATGAGGGGGGgggtgattgtgtgtgtgtgtgtgtgtgtgtgtgtgtgtgtgtgtgtgtgtgtgtgagagagagagagagagagagagagagagagagagagatagagagagagagagagagagagagagagagagagagagagagagagagagagacactcatGATGGTGCCcatttgaaataaaagtaaatccaCACCAACCTGCAAAACAGCGGGGGTTACAAGACGCTGAATCTTGGGCGCCTTTGTCTTGGGTTTCTTTCCTTCCTTGCCAGCAAGAGGGCGTTTAATGACGTACTGCCTGACATCATCCTCTTTTGAAAGGTTGAAGAGTTTTCTGATCTTAGATGCTCTCTTAGGT contains:
- the LOC135216087 gene encoding small ribosomal subunit protein eS6-like; this translates as MKLNVSNPATGCQKLFEIEDEKKLRVFYEKRMGQEVGADTLGDEWKGYVVRITGGNDKQGFPMKQGVLTNNRVRLLLSKGHSCYRPRKDGERRRKSVRGCIVDSGLSVLALMIVRRGEGEIPGLTDNSIPRRLGPKRASKIRKLFNLSKEDDVRQYVIKRPLAGKEGKKPKTKAPKIQRLVTPAVLQRKRHKKALKRQRAVKNKEEKAEYAKLLAMRQKEAREKKQQEIRRRRSSMRDSKSSEKSEKSEKGAAPAAAPAAAPAAAPAAPAPAPAK